A genomic region of Gemmatimonadota bacterium contains the following coding sequences:
- a CDS encoding AAA family ATPase has product MRIERIHVRAFGRLSNFDSGADALPGLVVVLGPNEAGKSTLFHFLTTMLYGFHPASREGNPYLPWDGEDACGSARLRLDGEGCVEVERHLRSQPGGRLTIDGRVDELRNRALPWVDHVPRSVFRQVFAVTLADLAGLDSETWARIQDRILGSMGTTDLLPARSVADVLEQEAGALWRPHRRGNQRVRRVQDHIRTLRSQRRQALERDREIRALAEELERTRTELYDAREARERERVAVERVQTLTPIRAQLLRIATLREEGGPREALQSQPSDPSAHLSALEARVRELAERTSETDRDLQEPEAAVASYDERARALLDRSEEVESFLALASGALSDRARRQGLKQETSDLARRIDELGGELLAVPIAEAPKGAISALSARALRARVRDARRARDERRLLDDGDPEAAEAGRAIPVVAMLMTLFGVTLVVAGTLSGLGILTALGAAAGAIGLTLLTQWQRARTAATSAGAQRSPAAGLARARQLERETRDLVLELLKDIPTEPALLDEPSEGLASDFERLQGLMRDHRERSGERDDLMERIDRVDAEAAALTASLGLEVPLEAEVLTHLLDRELRRAERLREGAAAADRELRRLHRERDRLVTELGQTEAALGEFTESMTALGGGDLERGVDATTARLAAHIRADELEDELERTHPDLDELRDRIGASEEAGESWTIVEDDLASRRTGIEQLSERIELLATRAKGLDRDIAHLHGEETVDAVDGEIASLQDEEARLVRERDRRWVLAQLIRDADRRFREEHQPDLIRRAGAYLKHLTGGRYDRILVSETGAGDIFQVLGPSLPAPIPLMPPMSTGTLEQAYLSLRLAIVDHLDQGGERLPLFVDEVFVNWDRERRGRGIEVLGSLSRNRQLFVFTCHPELAEQFSGCGAAVLELEG; this is encoded by the coding sequence GTGAGGATCGAGCGCATCCATGTCCGCGCGTTCGGGCGGCTCAGCAACTTCGACTCGGGCGCTGACGCTCTGCCCGGACTCGTCGTGGTTCTCGGCCCCAATGAAGCGGGCAAGTCGACGCTCTTCCACTTCCTTACCACAATGCTATATGGCTTTCACCCTGCCTCCAGGGAGGGAAATCCCTACCTGCCATGGGATGGCGAGGACGCCTGTGGCAGCGCACGACTGCGCCTGGACGGGGAGGGGTGTGTCGAGGTCGAGCGTCATCTGCGTTCACAGCCCGGGGGGAGGCTCACGATCGACGGGCGGGTCGATGAGCTACGCAATCGTGCCCTCCCGTGGGTCGATCATGTTCCGCGCTCCGTCTTCCGCCAGGTCTTCGCCGTCACGCTCGCGGATCTCGCGGGTCTGGACTCCGAGACGTGGGCACGCATTCAGGATCGCATCCTCGGCTCGATGGGAACGACCGACCTCTTGCCGGCCCGTAGCGTCGCGGACGTGCTCGAACAGGAGGCCGGCGCGTTGTGGCGACCTCACCGACGCGGGAATCAGCGGGTTAGAAGAGTGCAGGACCACATCCGCACCCTGCGTTCACAGCGACGACAGGCGCTTGAGCGCGATAGGGAGATCAGGGCGCTCGCCGAGGAGCTCGAGCGGACCCGGACCGAGTTGTACGACGCTCGCGAGGCGAGAGAGCGAGAGCGCGTCGCGGTGGAGCGCGTACAGACCCTGACCCCAATCCGAGCCCAGCTCCTCCGCATCGCGACGCTTCGAGAGGAGGGCGGGCCACGTGAGGCACTACAGTCGCAGCCGTCCGATCCGAGTGCGCACCTCAGCGCTCTCGAGGCTCGGGTGCGCGAGCTGGCGGAGCGTACATCGGAGACCGACCGGGATCTGCAAGAGCCGGAGGCTGCGGTCGCGAGCTACGACGAGAGAGCCCGGGCGCTACTCGACCGCTCCGAGGAAGTCGAGTCTTTCCTGGCACTGGCGAGCGGGGCCCTCTCGGACCGAGCACGCCGTCAGGGGTTGAAGCAAGAGACGAGCGACCTCGCCCGTCGGATTGACGAGCTGGGCGGAGAGCTGCTTGCCGTTCCTATCGCTGAAGCTCCGAAGGGAGCGATCTCGGCGCTGTCCGCCCGGGCGCTGCGCGCCCGAGTCCGAGATGCTCGCCGGGCCCGCGACGAGCGGCGCTTACTCGACGACGGCGATCCCGAAGCGGCGGAGGCCGGGAGAGCCATCCCCGTCGTTGCCATGCTGATGACGCTTTTCGGAGTCACGCTCGTGGTGGCGGGCACGCTCTCGGGTCTCGGCATTTTGACGGCGCTCGGGGCCGCCGCCGGTGCGATCGGGCTCACGTTGTTGACCCAGTGGCAGAGAGCCCGAACGGCGGCCACGTCCGCAGGGGCCCAGCGTAGTCCAGCCGCTGGACTCGCTCGAGCGCGGCAGCTCGAGCGGGAGACTCGCGACCTCGTTCTCGAGCTTCTGAAGGACATCCCCACCGAGCCCGCTCTTCTCGACGAGCCGTCGGAAGGCCTCGCCTCCGATTTCGAACGGCTTCAAGGGCTCATGAGAGATCACCGGGAGCGATCCGGGGAGAGAGATGATCTCATGGAGCGGATCGACCGCGTCGATGCGGAGGCGGCCGCTCTGACCGCGAGTCTCGGGCTGGAAGTGCCTCTCGAGGCCGAGGTCCTGACCCACCTGCTCGACCGCGAACTCCGGCGCGCGGAGCGACTCCGAGAGGGCGCAGCGGCAGCCGACCGCGAACTTCGACGTCTCCACCGCGAACGGGATCGGCTCGTGACGGAGCTCGGGCAAACCGAGGCCGCGTTGGGGGAGTTCACCGAGTCCATGACCGCCCTCGGAGGAGGCGATCTCGAGCGAGGTGTCGATGCAACCACAGCACGGCTCGCCGCGCACATCCGGGCCGACGAACTCGAGGACGAGCTGGAGCGCACTCACCCTGACCTCGACGAACTGCGCGACCGCATCGGCGCATCCGAGGAGGCCGGCGAGTCGTGGACCATCGTCGAGGACGACCTCGCCAGCCGCCGCACGGGGATCGAGCAGCTGAGTGAGCGAATAGAGCTACTGGCCACCCGCGCCAAGGGGCTCGACCGGGACATCGCGCACCTGCATGGAGAGGAAACCGTGGACGCCGTGGACGGCGAGATCGCCAGCCTCCAGGACGAAGAGGCGCGGCTCGTCCGGGAACGGGACCGACGCTGGGTGCTGGCCCAACTCATCCGTGACGCCGATCGGCGCTTCCGTGAGGAACACCAGCCGGACCTGATCCGGCGGGCGGGAGCGTATCTGAAGCACCTCACGGGCGGACGCTACGACCGCATCCTGGTCAGCGAAACAGGTGCCGGTGACATTTTTCAGGTGCTCGGGCCCAGCCTGCCAGCGCCAATACCGCTCATGCCGCCGATGTCTACCGGCACGCTCGAGCAGGCGTACCTCTCGCTGCGACTCGCGATCGTGGACCATCTGGACCAGGGGGGAGAGCGCCTCCCGCTCTTCGTCGATGAGGTCTTCGTCAACTGGGATCGTGAGCGACGCGGCCGGGGCATCGAGGTTCTGGGCAGCCTCTCGCGCAACCGCCAGCTCTTCGTCTTCACCTGCCACCCGGAACTGGCCGAACAGTTCAGCGGCTGTGGGGCCGCTGTGCTCGAGTTAGAAGGCTGA